One segment of Cyprinus carpio isolate SPL01 chromosome B20, ASM1834038v1, whole genome shotgun sequence DNA contains the following:
- the crnkl1 gene encoding crooked neck-like protein 1 — protein MASTAAGKQRIPKVAKVKNKAPAEVQITAEQLLREAKERELELLPPPPKQKITDAEELNDYKLKKRKGFEDNIRKNRTVISNWIKYAQWEESLKEVQRARSIYERALDVDHRNITLWLKYAEMEMKNRQVNHARNIWDRAITILPRVNQFWYKYTYMEEMLGNIAGCRQVFERWMEWEPEEQAWHSYINFELRYKEVDKSRSIYENFVMVHPEVKNWIKYAHFEEKHGYIALARKVFERAVEFFGEEHISESLYVAFARFEEKQKEFERVRVIYKYALDRIPKQQAQELFKNYTVFEKRFGDRRGIEDVIVSKRRFQYEEEVKANPHNYDAWFDYLRLVESDTDADTVREVYERAIANTHPIQEKRHWRRYIYLWINYALYEELEVKDPERTRQVYQACLELIPHKKFTFAKIWLLYGQFEIRQKNLQNARRGLGTAIGKCPKNKLFKGYIELELQLREFDRCRKLYEKYLEFSPENCTTWIKFAELETILGDTERARAIFELAIGQPRLDMPEVLWKSYIDFEIEQEEYDNTRGLYKRLLQRTQHVKVWISYGQFELSIDSDDRIQRCRQIYEEANKSMQNCEEKEERLMLLESWRDFEDEFGSLANKERVWKLLPEKVKKRRKITAEDGSDAGWEEYYDYIFPEDAANQPNLKLLAMAKMWKKQQQQEDEEEQEEEEEEEEEEEEEEEGAQQVPQGKEAQESPEPEEQGPAAQREQPENEYDDRDDESSSSSDSESDGGDREDDKTEQTKADTENH, from the exons ATGGCGTCCACCGCGGCGGGTAAACAGAGAATCCCGAAAGTGGcaaag gTGAAGAATAAAGCCCCAGCAGAGGTGCAGATCACCGCAGAGCAGCTGCTCAGAGAGGCGAAGGAGCGAGAGCTAGAGCTGCTGCCTCCTCCGCCGAAACAGAAGATCACTGATGCAGAAGAGCTCAACGACTATAAACTGAAGAAGAGGAAG GGGTTTGAAGACAACATCAGGAAGAACAGAACTGTCATCAGCAACTGGATCAAGTACGCACAATGGGAGGAGAGCCTGAAGGAGGTCCAGAG AGCTCGCTCTATATACGAGCGTGCGCTCGACGTGGATCACCGCAACATCACGCTGTGGCTGAAGTATGCAGAGATGGAGATGAAGAACCGGCAGGTGAATCACGCTCGCAACATCTGGGACCGAGCCATCACCATCCTGCCCCGTGTCAATCAGTTCTG GTACAAGTACACCTATATGGAGGAGATGCTGGGGAACATTGCCGGCTGTAGGCAGGTGTTTGAGCGCTGGATGGAGTGGGAGCCGGAGGAACAGGCCTGGCATTCCTACATCAACTTTGAGCTGCGCTATAAGGAAGTGGACAAGTCCCGCAGCATCTATGAGAATT TCGTGATGGTCCATCCTGAAGTGAAGAACTGGATCAAGTATGCTCACTTCGAAGAGAAGCACGGTTACATCGCCCTGGCGAGGAAAGTGTTCGAGAGAGCTGTAGAGTTTTTTGGTGAGGAGCATATCAGCGAGAGCCTCTACGTGGCTTTTGCCAGATTCGAGGAGAAGCAGAAAGAG TTTGAGAGAGTTCGTGTCATCTATAAATACGCTTTGGACAGGATCCCCAAGCAACAGGCCCAGGAGCTGTTTAAGAACTACACAGTGTTTGAGAAGCGGTTTGGAGACAGGAGAGGAATTGAGGATGTGATCGTCAGCAAAAGGAGGTTTCAGTATGAAGAGGAAGTCAAG GCAAACCCACACAATTATGATGCGTGGTTTGATTACCTGCGGCTGGTGGAGAGTGACACCGATGCAGACACGGTTAGAGAAGTGTACGAGAGAGCCATAGCCAACACACACCCCATCCAAGAGAAGAGACACTGGAGACGCTACATCTACCTGTGGATTAACTACGCTCTGTACGAGGAGCTGGAGGTCAAG GACCCTGAGAGAACGAGGCAGGTGTATCAAGCGTGTCTGGAGCTTATACCACACAAAAAG ttTACCTTTGCCAAGATTTGGCTCTTATACGGACAGTTTGAAATCCGACAAAAAAACCTCCAGAATGCTAGACGAGGCCTG GGCACAGCCATCGGAAAGTGTCCGAAAAACAAACTGTTTAAAGGCTACATCGAGCTGGAGCTACAGCTGAGGGAGTTTGACCGCTGCAGGAAGCTCTACGAGAAGTATCTGGAGTTCAGTCCAGAAAACTGCACCACCTGGATCAAGTTTGCCGAGCTGGAGACCATCCTGGGAGACACAGAACGGGCCAGAGCCATATTTGAACTGGCTATTGGACAACCACGACTCGACATGCCAGAG GTGCTGTGGAAGTCATACATCGACTTTGAGATCGAGCAAGAAGAATACGACAACACACGAGGACTTTATAAGAGACTGTTACAGCGTACTCAACATGTCAAA GTCTGGATCAGCTATGGCCAGTTTGAGCTGTCCATCGACAGTGACGACCGCATACAGCGATGCAGACAGATCTACGAGGAGGCCAATAAGAGTATGCAGAACTGTGAGGAGAAGGAGGAACGTCTGATGCTCCTGGAGTCCTGGAGAGACTTTGAGGATGAGTTTGGATCATTAGCCAACAAGGAGAGAGTCTGGAAACTCCTGCCGGAGAaggtgaagaagaggaggaagatcaCAGCAGAGGACGGG TCGGATGCAGGTTGGGAAGAATATTACGACTACATCTTCCCCGAGGACGCTGCCAACCAGCCCAACCTCAAACTGCTGGCCATGGCCAAGATGTGgaagaaacagcagcagcaggaggatgaggaagagcaggaagaagaagaagaagaagaagaagaagaagaagaagaagaagaaggagcaCAGCAGGTCCCTCAAGGGAAGGAAGCACAGGAGAGCCCAGAACCAGAGGAGCAGGGACCTGCAGCCCAAAGAGAACAGCCTGAAAATGAGTATGATGATCGTGACGATGAGAGCAGCAGCAGTAGTGACAGCGAAAGTGATGGTGGCGACCGTGAAGATGACAAGACGGAACAAACAAAAGCAGACACAGAAAATCACTGA
- the naa20 gene encoding N-alpha-acetyltransferase 20 codes for MTTLRAFTCDDLFKFNNINLDPLTETYGIPFYLQYLAHWPEYFIVAEAPGGELMGYIMGKAEGSVAREEWHGHVTALSVAPEFRRLGLAAKLMEMLEEISERKGGFFVDLFVRVSNQVAVNMYKQLGYSVYRTVIEYYSANNGEPDEDAYDMRKALSRDTEKKSIIPLPHPVRPEDIE; via the exons ATGACAACATTACGAGCTTTCACCTGCGATGACCTGTTTAAATTCAACAATAT TAATCTGGACCCCTTGACAGAAACT tatGGAATTCCCTTCTATCTTCAGTATTTGGCTCACTGGCCGGAGTACTTCATAGTAGCAGAGGCTCCAGGAGGTGAACTGATGGGCTACA TCATGGGAAAGGCAGAGGGGTCCGTCGCTAGAGAGGAATGGCACGGGCACGTCACTGCTCTCTCTGTGGCACCGGAGTTCAGGCGGCTGGGTCTGGCTGCTAAACTCATGGAGATGCTAGAGGAGATCTCAGAAAG GAAGGGCGGATTCTTCGTGGATCTCTTTGTGCGAGTTTCTAATCAAGTTGCAGTGAATATGTACAAACAGCTCGGCTACAGCGTGTACCGAACCGTTATAGAGTATTACTCGGCCAATAACGGTGAACCTGATGAAGATGCTTACG ATATGAGGAAAGCTTTAtccagagacacagagaagaaatCCATAATCCCGCTTCCGCATCCAGTCCGGCCAGAAGATATTGAATAA